Within the Bradyrhizobium ottawaense genome, the region TGAACTGCACTCCACCAGAGTGCTTGGGCCAGCCAGACAAAGGCGGCAGAACTCCCGGCACCGAGAGCCCCTATAGGTCTCCGGTTCATCAGGGACGCTACAAGTTCAACGGCAACCCTCCAATGTGCGAAAGCAGTGGAGGTTTTTTGTTGTGCGTAAAGAACTCAACCAGCCTGTATTCCTGAAGACGGCCACACTGCTCGCACGTTACGACGGCGTGTCCCGGATGTGGTTAAACCGTCGCATCAAGCACGATGGTTTCCCCGCGCCTACTCGCTTTGGCACGACATCAACACCCCTTTGGCGGCTAGACCTTGTCGAGAAATGGGAGCGTGATCAATCCGCGCTCGGTCTCGTCTTCGAAAAGAAGGCGGTGGGATGATGTCAGCCATCCCCAATACTCCCGACGAGCATCTGGCCGAAGCCAAGGAACTCATCGCCCGCGACGAGGCGGGTGACCGGGAGCGCACCACCGAACAGCGGGTTCTTCACATGGGAGCCGCCGAGCACATCGCGAAGGCGATGACGCTGGACAACCGGCTCACTCAGCGCAAAGTCGCCGACAGGATCGGCAAGAGCCCAGCGTGGGTCAACACACTCATTGCATGGCGCGCGAAGAAATACGAGACGCCGACCGCGTTCGGTCCGCAGGCAAAGGAAGCCCGCGAGAAGTCGCGTTTAGATCCGACTAAACACACGAAGCCGAAGGCCACGACAGCAGAGAAGGTCAACGCTTCAAGAGCCAAGCACGAAGCCGAGGCCGCGAAGGCCAGGGCTCAAGAGGCCAAAGCCAGACAACGCGAAGCCAAAGCCCAAGCCGATCGGGCTCGCGCCGAGGCCCGTAAGGCGCGCGAGCAAGCGAAAGAAACTCTTTGTCGTATATTCCACGGCGGCAAAACGGCTGACATCTCTGCCGAGCAGCGTGAGAAGATGATCAAGTTTCTCGGCATGCTTGGCAGCGAACACGATGGCGAGCGCGCCAACGCCGGGAAGATGGCTGATGTTCTCCGCACCAAGCTCGGCGTCGCGTGGGACCAACTCATCGTGGAGGCCGCGCGATGACGGCACCAAATCGCTAAAGCTAATATCCATGGCGAGAATTTAATAAAGCGCACGCCGTTAAACGCTGATGCACGACAGCGAACGTTGCTGCACGCTCCGATGACAACCGGCACTGAACTAATAACCCCGCGCACCATTATCGTCGTGCACTACGAGCCAACAACGAGTGACACTACGAGAGGACCGACCCATGGCCATCAACAAGTTCTTTAATACGACACGCATCAACGCCTTCATCGTCGAGAAGAAGCTGCCGCCGACGTGCGCCATCGACATGGAGCTGGCGTTGCTCGACGCCCTCGACGAAGACGACGAAGTAAAGAATGTCGCTGCGCTCGAAGATTGGCTGCAACAGCGCCCCCATCTGGTAGCGCCGGAGAACCGCCGCTCGCCGGTCAACATCGCATTGGAGCGCGCAGCGTTCGGTCAGGGCAACGCCACTGCTCGCAGCACCCTCTTCCGGGAATACGGCGAGTATCAGTATGCCGAGCGAATGGCGGATTGGGGAGCGTCACCGAGGACCCTTAGGCCGGGACGCGAACCGGGCACTTCAACGGAAGAGGTCGTCG harbors:
- a CDS encoding helix-turn-helix transcriptional regulator — protein: MRKELNQPVFLKTATLLARYDGVSRMWLNRRIKHDGFPAPTRFGTTSTPLWRLDLVEKWERDQSALGLVFEKKAVG